From Thiohalorhabdus denitrificans, the proteins below share one genomic window:
- a CDS encoding FtsZ/tubulin family protein produces the protein MSPELLRQGPPAEYLRLGPGEESSGLAADLRGESGIEPLWETGVEGLEAAREALLGRLNSSPLVMVLGDPGDPFVREQVDWLGEVLPNTRVRRALWVQPPSQPGSLAGRFPGPVLEAWPGRKEPESGAEASTFLAGALRALLRSVTDPGFIGVDPADLAVSWAGALGVFSEGTGTGPGRAGQAVRTAFEQGVEAGALHGGSLLTGAVVQIRFSPEVEVFEIEEAMEAFRECMEPWIREEPPFVVGAPMEEGDQDPERLAVEMVTFWYGA, from the coding sequence ATGAGCCCCGAGCTGTTACGGCAGGGACCGCCAGCGGAATACCTCCGGCTCGGTCCCGGAGAGGAGTCCAGCGGCCTGGCCGCGGACCTCCGCGGGGAGAGCGGCATCGAGCCCCTGTGGGAAACCGGGGTGGAGGGGCTGGAAGCAGCCCGGGAAGCCCTTCTCGGCCGCCTGAATTCCTCTCCCCTCGTTATGGTCCTTGGGGATCCCGGTGACCCCTTTGTCCGGGAGCAAGTGGACTGGCTCGGGGAGGTCCTCCCCAATACCCGGGTCCGGCGGGCCCTCTGGGTCCAGCCGCCGAGCCAACCGGGAAGCCTAGCCGGGCGGTTCCCCGGCCCCGTGCTGGAAGCATGGCCGGGCCGGAAGGAACCGGAGTCCGGGGCCGAGGCCTCGACCTTCCTGGCCGGGGCGTTGCGGGCCCTACTTCGGAGTGTGACCGATCCGGGTTTCATCGGCGTGGACCCCGCGGATCTAGCCGTGAGCTGGGCCGGGGCCCTCGGGGTGTTCAGTGAAGGTACCGGCACCGGCCCGGGACGGGCGGGGCAAGCGGTCCGCACGGCCTTCGAGCAGGGTGTGGAAGCAGGTGCGCTCCACGGCGGGAGCCTTCTCACCGGCGCCGTGGTGCAGATTCGGTTTTCCCCGGAGGTGGAGGTTTTCGAGATCGAAGAGGCCATGGAGGCCTTCCGGGAATGCATGGAGCCCTGGATCCGCGAGGAGCCCCCCTTCGTCGTCGGTGCGCCCATGGAGGAAGGCGACCAAGACCCGGAAAGGCTCGCCGTGGAAATGGTCACCTTCTGGTATGGTGCCTAA